In the Nitrospirota bacterium genome, CTCCGCTTGACCACCAGCTTGATGTCTTCTTTCTTAAACGGCTTGGCCAGGTAGTCGTAGGCTCCTTGCTTGATCGCTTCGATCGCCCCTTCAAGCGATCCGAAGGAAGTCAGCACGACCACCGCCGTGTCCGGGCTCATCCGTTTGAACTCACGCAACACGGTCAATCCGTCGACCGCGCCCATTCGAATATCCGTCAGCACCAAATCCACGCGCCCCTGGCGTCCACGCGCAATGACTTCTTCTCCGCTGGCAAAGGCCTCAACAGCATATCCTTCCTTCTTCAAGGCCTCCGCCAAGAGCTCCCGGGCAACTGCATCGTCATCAACTACGAGAATATTCGCTGGTGGCATCAATCCCTCTTTCTCACGCTCGTCGAGCCGTCCTCTAGTCCAGGCAAGATCACCGTGACCGTAGTGCCGCGCCCCAGTTCGCTCTCAAGCGACAGACTGCCGCCATGAGCCAAGACCGTTTCGCGGCTCAAGAATAGCCCTAATCCGGTGCCCTTGCCAACCGCCTTGGTCGTGAAAAATGGCTCAAAGGCTTTTTGCACATTGGCCTCTGGCATGCCGCATCCGGTATCCCGCACCGCAACCGTGATCACCAGAGGGGACATCGCCTCGGCCACTCGCCGACCGAGGTCCAGTTCATCCGAGGAGGCGGCACGAGTCCCGACGACGACGCTCACCGCGCCATGCGGTGGGGTAGCTGCTAGGGCGTTAGCCAACAGATTGACCAACACTTGGTGTATTTTCTCTGCATCAGCCCACACGTGTGGAAGGTCCACGGGAATCTCAACCGTCAAGGAGATCCCTTTTGCATGAAAAGCCGGCTCCATGAGCACGGTCGCCGGACTGATCACCTGCTCCACGGGCAACCACGTCGGTTCAGGCTGACGAGGTCTGGTGGAGGAGAGCAAATCCTGAATGATCCGAACCACCCGTGTGAGCTGCTCATCAATGATTGTCACCCGCTTCTTCATCTCCGGCGTGACACCCGGCTCTTCAGCCAGCGCTTGCACATGCCAGGCAATCGAATGCAGCGGCGTACCGACCTCATGCGCCACGGACGCCACCAGCTGCCCCACTGCGGCTAACCGTTCCGAGCGATTCAGCTGGTCTTTCGCATCGACCAGCTGCGTATTGGCCTTCAGAAGATTTTCCGTTTCCTGGGCCAGCGCGGCACGCGCCGCCTCCTCTCGCGCCTTGCGTTCTTCCCAGGTCATTCCGATATAGGCCACGACCAGCAGCACCCCTGCAACCAGGCTGCGATTGATCACCGCCGCCTGAAACCGCCCCGGCTTGGTCGGTTGCATCAGCCCCAAATAGGTCGCCCCCACACAGGCGACCACCGTGACGAGCATCAGGATGCGACTGCGCACCGTCGCCACCAGCAAAATCGGCAACACAAAGCCATACGCGCCGACTACATTTGCCGGAGCAACCGTTTCAAGCACCATGATCGCCAGGAACACCGCCCCTGCGATCGCCAATACAATGCGATTGTGTTTCAGCATGGAAGTGGGGAATCCGCACACAGAAGATGAATCATGGCTAGGTCTCTAGCAAGCGGCGAACGATCATTTCATCACAGCAGAACGTTGCCGGATCCTCACACAGGCTGTCAGCAAGGCCGCAGGCGAGTCGAAACCGGAGGCGTACCCTCTGGGTACGTTGAGGATTTCGATGAGTCGAGAACGAAGCTGGCGGCCTGTTTCAGCATCCGGCCTAAAGGTCTTACCCTAGCGGGCGCACCGAACGCAACACAGCTCCGAGCTCTCGCATCCGTTCATCCTCCAGGATTTTCTCCACTGGAACCGCATACTTGCGGGTCCAGTTCGGATGACTGTCTACCGTCCCGGGAAGATTCGTTTGCGAAAGCTCACCCAAGCCATCTTCGAGATTTGCCAACACGAGCCAGGAGGGCGTGCGAGCCAGATAGAGATGAATCGCCCGGCAGAGCTCGTTCGTCATGGCAGGCACGGTCGCCAGATCCTCGGTCACGCCATTCGGCAGAAGGCCCTCCCGCTTGAGAGCACTGAGAATCCCCCCTTTGTCGCGCAGCCGTTCCTCCCAAGCCCGCTGGCGCGCCGCGTCATCGGGGAACGCGCCCAATCCTGCCCGGACTTGGAGATCCTCCCCGGACCAAAACCCTGTGAGTGTCGGCAAGTCGTGCGTCGTGGCGACCGCCAATGATTGTGCAGGATAATCGCCCGGCGACTTCCATCCACCGTCCCCACCGCGCTCGAAGTAGAACACGCGATACGAGAGCACTCTCGCCTTGCCCAAATGCTCTCTCACCCAATCGGGGACTGTACCCAGGTCTTCCCCGATCACCAAGGTCTTCGATCGCACGCTCTCCAATGCCACAATCGCCAACAAATCTTCAAAGGGATACTGCACATAGGTCCCCTCGGATGCAGGCCTGCCTCGTGGGATCCAGAACAGACGGCAGAACGCCATCACATGGTCCAAGCGAATGGCTCCGCCCGAACGAAAATTATGCCGTAACAGCTGAATCATCATCTCATAGCCGCTGGCACGGAGTGCGTGAGGGTTGATCGGGGGCAAGCCCCAATTCTGCCCCTCTGGAGCAAAGGCATCGGGCGGAGCGCCGCAATCGGCCCCGAACGCCAGCACCGATTGATAGACCCAGGCTTCGGCCCCATTCCGATCAGCGCCAAGCGCCAGGTCGTGATACAGCCCGATCGGCATCGCCTGCTGCTCGGCCGTCTGCCGAACCTCGTTCAGCTGTTCACTCGCGACCCACTGGATGTACTGAAAAAACCGAATGCGCTTCCGGTGCCGTTTCGCATATTCACGCACCGGCGGGCCCGGGGTGAGGAATTGTTTCGGCCACTCATGCCAGGTGGTGGACTTGGATTGAATCAGCCGGCGTTCTTCTTCTAACGTTTGGAAGGTGGCATACAATTCGAGCGGCGTGCCTTCCGCCTGGATAAATCGTTCCAAGAGCCAAGCGCGGGCCGTCTTCGGTTGAAGATTCGGTTCCTCTCCTTCATAGGCATCGTTGAGAAACTTGCGGTACGCCAAATCGAGCATCGTGCGCTTGGCCGTCGCAACCGCATCGTAGTCCACCCGCCGACTCTCACGCTGCGCCTGAAGTCTGGCTTGAAACTCGGGAGCGCGGAACTGTGCTTGCGCCTCCTCCGACCCAAAAAACTCCGGCAACCGCTCAAGATCGATATAGAGTTCGTTGAGATAGAGCCGGCTAAACGGTGCATAGGGACTGATGTGATAGGGCGTGGTATTCCGCAAGGCATGCAACGGATTCAGCCCGATGACTCCAGCCCCGAGCCCCTTCCCGGCCCACGCCACAATCCGTCCAAGGTCCGTAAAGTCCCCGCAGCCCCAATTCCGATTGGAGGATAACGAATAGAGCTGCAAGGCCAATCCCCACAACCGCTGATTCGCTTCGAGCGACGGAGGAACATAACATTGGCGAGGCGCCACGATGATACGCATCGTCCCCACAGTCCCGCCCACTAAACCTTCGGCCCGTACCGTGAGACTGTAGTACCCGAGCGAGAGCCCCTTCGGGGTCGGGATCTCAACACGCACATGCCGTCGACCATTGAGGAAACGCACCTCTACGGCAGGGAGACCAGGCCCTGCCAGCCCTTCCTGCACCACAGCGTTCGCTTCATCGCGAAGCTGCCACTCCACCGCAACCGATTGTTCTTTCCCATCTTCAAAGGCGAGACAACAGGACAGGGGAGCGCCCGGGTCATCGTCACGCAGAATCCGCACCGGATCGCAGGGCCGCTGCCACGGTGCCTCATCCCATTCTCGCAGCGCCTGTGTCAGGGATGCGGTCGAATCGACCGTCACGCCCATGGCAGTCAAAATAGCGCGCCTGGTGTCATCGGAGGTGAGGTGCCGCGTCCCTGCGATATCGTGATACTCAGCCGCGATGCCGACTCGCTCAGCGAGTCTGGCAAGAAGGGTCTGTTCGGTCTGGTCCTGCATGAGCGAGAGTCTGCGTGAAGACAATCGTCATGTCAAGCTATCCTATTGTTCTTGCAGAAGAATTACTCGAAACCCCCTTTCCAGCCCACACCTCAATCCCTCTTCGATGTAGCACCAGTTCCTTTGCCTATGGTGGGAGGATGAGTTGGTTGACCACCAGACCAATTCACACGCCATGTCCAGGCTCGTGAACAACTGAAAACAGGCCGCTTCTCACCGAGCAGCCTTCTTATGTACTCCATCCGCGTACAGTGTGGGCTGAGAGAATCGGCCGGTATCATGGTGGACTTCTACGACGGCCAGGGTCTGCTGATCCGAACCGATCGGTTTCCAGCACGACGCACCGCATCCGGCGACGATGTCCTAAGCCCCGGAACCACCGCGATCCTGAAAGTGGCCAAACCAACCGGAGCCGACACCCATCGTGTCTGGCTGGTGAAATAATGCCAGACCCCTGCTTCAATCCCACCGCAAGAACACTTTCGGCCTCACCCCTTTAGTTCGAATGAGTAACAACCGATAACGATAACCGAACGCCTCTTCGAATCAGACGCAGGGAGGATGCACGGTCATGTCGTCAGCACAAGAACTTGTTCGCTCATGTTCGAATATTTTCACCCTCCCGGAAATCTATCTTCGCGTCCGGGACGTGGTCGACGCCCCGCAGTCGACGATGGACGATTTGGCCGATGCATTGAAGATCGACCCGGCTATTTCCGCCCGGCTGCTGAGAATCGTCAATAGCCCCCTCTACGGCTTCCCCAAACAAATCGACACCGTTACACGCGCCGTCAATCTAATCGGGATGCAGGCCGTCAGTGACCTGGTAGCGGCCAGCACCATCGGGCGGACCTTTACCGGCATGACCTCCAACCTCATGGATCTGTCAGCCTATTGGCACAAGAGTGTCTTGTGCGCGCTGATGGCTGGGAAAATTGCTAAAGCCAGTGGCATCGAGGATAGTGAGCGGTTCTTTATCGCGGGGCTATTGCGCGATATCGGACACCTGGTGCTCTATCAAACCGTGCCGCAACGGGCCCAATCGGCCCTCGTGGAAGCCGGGAACCTGAGCGCACCGTTAGCGGAAGTGGAGCAAGCCAACATCGGGTGCGACTTCACCGAAGTCGGCGCGGAACTGATTCGTTTCTGGAGCATGCCGAGCCAGATCGAGCAATCGATTCGCCACCAACTGAGCCCCAACGAAGCCGGCGAATTTACGCTCCATGCATCGATCGTTCACCTAGCCGGTGCCACAGTCGATCACGCCGAATTAGTCCAGGCCAAGGCAAGCCAACCGCCCGCATTCGATGCGTTCGCCCTCGCCTGCACGCAATTCAAAGCCGACAAACACCCCGCCCTGCTCAAAGAAGCGCAAGCTCAGCTCCAGGACACCCTTGCCTGTATCTATCCGTTAGCAAAGGCGGCATAGACCTTCCTCGCTCCTCCGCATGAAAGACCTCGATACGGGCATTGCCCCGATCGATACCCCGTACAGCCCTTGCATACCCCTCAGCTCACACCCCCTGCCTCGATCGACAATTCAGAATGGCCCTCTGTTTCTTCCCAGAGATTCGTCGCCACTCAGGAGCGATGGAAGAGCCGTTTACGCAAAAGCTCTTGCATGGGCATTTCGAAATAGCGATGGCTGGCCAACGACAAAGTCAGCAGAACCACAAAGGACCCTGCCATGGCCCAACCGGAATAGCATAGAGAATGGTCGACGTTGAATCGCATGGCCAGAATCACGACAAATAGCTAACGTGGGAAATGAAGGGGATACGACGAACAGGAGATGTCCCCGAGAAACGACAGCGATGATCTAAGCCGTTGGAGCGATGTCCACAAGGCTGGTCTTAACCAGGACTGATTCCACGCCGCCGTGACTGAAGAAAATAGGCTTCTCGACCAACACCCCTTCAGTCCCTGCATCGACCGCACCTACGGCACAAACGGAGGACATCAGAAGCAAAACAGACGCCGCCGACACTCCATCCCCCCTCTCACTGAGCGCGTGATAACCGCCTCATCTGGTGCAGGCCATCACGCAATGACAGCCTCAAGAAGATGAGTTGGTGCCCACGCAGTAACCTACGCACTACCTTGCGAACCAGCTATTTGGAATGTCAAACGAATGGAAAACTGAAGAGGAGGGAGAGCCTACTGGATGCCGGCCTGGCGCTGAAGCCATCGCACATACTTCACGATCTGATCGACGTCATCAGCCGTGGCGCCCTCAATCTTCGGCATGTTGCCATATTCCCAATGGTGCGCCTTGACGCCGTTGGCGGCAGCCCGCTGAAACGCGGCATCGCCATGATGGTTCGGTTCGTAGATTTTATGCACCAACGGAGGGCCATGGTCGGTCCCCGCCGCTTGTTTCCCATGACAGGCTGCGCAGTTGGCGGTGAACTTCGCCTCACCGGCCTGGAATTCCATTGGTACAGGGGCCCCTCCAACCGCTTGCTTCGGCTGCGAGGAATCGCAGGCCACGAGGAGGCCCACGAAGAACAGCCACATTCCGATATGAGACCGTGATGTTGTCATGTCATCAAGACCGCTGGTCCGGCCCCTTCTGTTGTCCAAACTGATCGCGCAGCATCTGTTGCGTACGGTGAAGCGTCGTTCGGCGATAGATCCTGGCACCGATCGGCACAAGCACGATCAGGCCAATCGTGAGATACATGAAAAATTCTTCAGGAGACATCGTGCCACATAGCTTACGTTATCGCATATGCGATGGGGTCCACAACCCCAACCTTCGCAAACCCTTCCCGCCGGATCACACAACTATCGCATCGCCCGCAGGCCTGCGCCCCGACCGGATCGTAACAGCTATGGGTCAAGTGAAACGGCACATGCAGTTCGATGCCCAGCCGGATGATGTCTGCTTTCGTCAGCATCAGCAAGGGGGCTTTTACTTGTAACTGGCTCCCTGCCACGCCGGCTTTCGTCCCTTCCTTCACCGCCGCTTCAAATGCGCGAATGAATTCGGGCCGACAGTCCGGATAACCGGAATAGTCCAACACGTTCGCGCCAAAATAGATACTCGACGCGCCGACGACTTCCGCATGCGCGGCCGCAATCGAGAGAAAGATGAGATTCCGGCCCGGCACATAGGTGACTGGAATGCCCTGGCTGCGCTCGTGACCTGCTCGATCCTTGGGCACGGCCTCCTGGCCGGTCAGCGCCGACCCGCCAATGGCGCGCAGGTCCAGATACATCACCAGATGGTTCGCCGCGCCCAAAGCGGCGGCAACCTGCCGAGCCCGCTCCACCTCGACGGCATGGCGTTGTCCATAGTCGATCGTGAGGAAGAAGAGCTCGCCCCCCTCCTGCTTGGCGATCGCCGCGGTGACGGTGGAATCCAGCCCTCCGCTTGCCAGCACGACCGCTCGATGACTCGGTAGCTTCATTTCATCCACTCCCGCATACGACGCAGGGTACCAAGGGTGGTCATAGAACGCGAGGCTCGCCTAACGAGAGAACAACCAGCAGGCAGGGAAAGGACAATTGTGGAAGGGTGAAAATTCAATGATCCCCGCGTATGGGGCAAGGGAGAATACCGGTCAGGATGCTCAAAAAGCCCGTCCAGCAAGGCCGCAGACGAATCGAAACCAGAGGCGTACCCTCGGGGGTACGTTGAGGATTTCGATGAGTCGAGAACGAAGCTGGCGGACTTTTTCAGCATCCGGTGAGGGGAAGTACTAGACCGATCGCGTGGAGGATCGGCTAGTCGCGATCTTCTTCTCGCTCGATTTTCTCCAGCAGCTCTTCTTTCGACTGACATTCGACACAGAGCTTCGCAAAAGGCACGGCTTCCAATCGTCGTTCGCTGATCTCTACACCGCATTCGGCGCAGATGCCGTAGGTACCTTCGGTCAACCGCGTCAACGCTTCATCGATAGCCTGCCGACGGCGATTGCGCATTTCCATCAAGGAAATGCCCAGCTCACGATCGAGGTCCATGAGGGCTTGATCGCCCACGTCGCGTGCAGACTCAAGCCGCCGCTGCTTATCTTCAATGAGGGATTGCCCCAGACTCCCCTCGATCTCTTTAATGATCTCTTGGCGCTTCCGCATCAGCATCTGCTGAAGAACTTGGCGGCGGCGCTCCCGGTCTTCGCGTTCTTTGGGCGATTCTTTGGGTTTGGCAGCCAGGGGAGAGACAGCCATGCTGATGGGCTTTTCAACCACCACGACTTCAGCAGGCTTCGATTTGCTGGCAGGCTTCTCAGTCTTCGCCGCCACCTTAGCCGTCGCCTTCACTGTCGCCACCGGTTTCTTCTTGGCGGGGGTTTTTGTTGCCATGACAGATCCTACTCCTGGGGTAAACGTCGAATAGCCGAAAAAAGTTCGGCATTCATATCACGGCGCTAGGATCTTTGACAAGACCTTGTAGTGTGGGTGCTGGGAGGCCCTAGGGGTAGAGGATCGTTGAATGGATGGGGTGACCGGCCAGCTTGTCTCGGCCTTTCAGGCCCTTAAGCTCGACGAGAAAATCGAGCCCGGCAATCTCGCCGCCCAATTGTCGAATGAGAGACACCGTCGCAGCTGCCGTGCCCCCCGTGGCCAGTAAGTCATCCACAATCAAGACGCGCTCCCCCACCGCAATCGCATCGCGGTGGATGGCCAGGGAGTTCGATCCGTATTCAAGACTATATTTGACTTCAAAACAGTCAGCCGGTAATTTCCCAGGCTTCCGGACCAGCACGAACCCGGCGTTCAATCGGTCCGCCAAGATCCCACCAAAAATAAACCCACGCGATTCAATCCCGATGACTTTGGTGATTCGCTGCCCCTGATAAAAGGCGGTCAACTCATCGGCAATCGACGACAAAGCGCGAGCATCTTTGAGCAGCGTGGTGATGTCGTAGAAGAGGATCCCAGGCTTGGGAAAGTCGGGAACTTCGCGGATGAGGGCGTGATAATTGATAGCGGACATCGATCAGAGCAAATCGGATTGTGTCATGGTTCTGCGCTCAATGGTATGGCGCAAACGCGCCAAGGCGGCCATTTCAATCTGCCGGACCCGCTCACGGGTCAACCCCATCTCCCGGCCGATTTCTTCCAACGTTTTGGCCTCACTCCCATCGAGCCCGAAGCGCGACACAATAACAGTTTGCTCCTTCTCAGGCAACTCCTTTACCCACTCCATCATCTCGGCCCGGCGCATGACCCCTTCGGCCGTATCGGCAGGCGAAATACAGGACGAGTCTTCAATCACATCGCGCAAGAATGTATCCGCGCCGTCGTTGATCGGACTATCCAACGAACAGGTCGTGCGAACCACTTGCCTCAGATCCAACACCTCTTCGTCCGTCGTCTTCATCT is a window encoding:
- a CDS encoding ATP-binding protein; protein product: MLKHNRIVLAIAGAVFLAIMVLETVAPANVVGAYGFVLPILLVATVRSRILMLVTVVACVGATYLGLMQPTKPGRFQAAVINRSLVAGVLLVVAYIGMTWEERKAREEAARAALAQETENLLKANTQLVDAKDQLNRSERLAAVGQLVASVAHEVGTPLHSIAWHVQALAEEPGVTPEMKKRVTIIDEQLTRVVRIIQDLLSSTRPRQPEPTWLPVEQVISPATVLMEPAFHAKGISLTVEIPVDLPHVWADAEKIHQVLVNLLANALAATPPHGAVSVVVGTRAASSDELDLGRRVAEAMSPLVITVAVRDTGCGMPEANVQKAFEPFFTTKAVGKGTGLGLFLSRETVLAHGGSLSLESELGRGTTVTVILPGLEDGSTSVRKRD
- the malQ gene encoding 4-alpha-glucanotransferase, producing the protein MQDQTEQTLLARLAERVGIAAEYHDIAGTRHLTSDDTRRAILTAMGVTVDSTASLTQALREWDEAPWQRPCDPVRILRDDDPGAPLSCCLAFEDGKEQSVAVEWQLRDEANAVVQEGLAGPGLPAVEVRFLNGRRHVRVEIPTPKGLSLGYYSLTVRAEGLVGGTVGTMRIIVAPRQCYVPPSLEANQRLWGLALQLYSLSSNRNWGCGDFTDLGRIVAWAGKGLGAGVIGLNPLHALRNTTPYHISPYAPFSRLYLNELYIDLERLPEFFGSEEAQAQFRAPEFQARLQAQRESRRVDYDAVATAKRTMLDLAYRKFLNDAYEGEEPNLQPKTARAWLLERFIQAEGTPLELYATFQTLEEERRLIQSKSTTWHEWPKQFLTPGPPVREYAKRHRKRIRFFQYIQWVASEQLNEVRQTAEQQAMPIGLYHDLALGADRNGAEAWVYQSVLAFGADCGAPPDAFAPEGQNWGLPPINPHALRASGYEMMIQLLRHNFRSGGAIRLDHVMAFCRLFWIPRGRPASEGTYVQYPFEDLLAIVALESVRSKTLVIGEDLGTVPDWVREHLGKARVLSYRVFYFERGGDGGWKSPGDYPAQSLAVATTHDLPTLTGFWSGEDLQVRAGLGAFPDDAARQRAWEERLRDKGGILSALKREGLLPNGVTEDLATVPAMTNELCRAIHLYLARTPSWLVLANLEDGLGELSQTNLPGTVDSHPNWTRKYAVPVEKILEDERMRELGAVLRSVRPLG
- a CDS encoding HDOD domain-containing protein yields the protein MSSAQELVRSCSNIFTLPEIYLRVRDVVDAPQSTMDDLADALKIDPAISARLLRIVNSPLYGFPKQIDTVTRAVNLIGMQAVSDLVAASTIGRTFTGMTSNLMDLSAYWHKSVLCALMAGKIAKASGIEDSERFFIAGLLRDIGHLVLYQTVPQRAQSALVEAGNLSAPLAEVEQANIGCDFTEVGAELIRFWSMPSQIEQSIRHQLSPNEAGEFTLHASIVHLAGATVDHAELVQAKASQPPAFDAFALACTQFKADKHPALLKEAQAQLQDTLACIYPLAKAA
- a CDS encoding cytochrome c, which gives rise to MTTSRSHIGMWLFFVGLLVACDSSQPKQAVGGAPVPMEFQAGEAKFTANCAACHGKQAAGTDHGPPLVHKIYEPNHHGDAAFQRAAANGVKAHHWEYGNMPKIEGATADDVDQIVKYVRWLQRQAGIQ
- the queC gene encoding 7-cyano-7-deazaguanine synthase QueC, which encodes MKLPSHRAVVLASGGLDSTVTAAIAKQEGGELFFLTIDYGQRHAVEVERARQVAAALGAANHLVMYLDLRAIGGSALTGQEAVPKDRAGHERSQGIPVTYVPGRNLIFLSIAAAHAEVVGASSIYFGANVLDYSGYPDCRPEFIRAFEAAVKEGTKAGVAGSQLQVKAPLLMLTKADIIRLGIELHVPFHLTHSCYDPVGAQACGRCDSCVIRREGFAKVGVVDPIAYAIT
- a CDS encoding TraR/DksA family transcriptional regulator; its protein translation is MATKTPAKKKPVATVKATAKVAAKTEKPASKSKPAEVVVVEKPISMAVSPLAAKPKESPKEREDRERRRQVLQQMLMRKRQEIIKEIEGSLGQSLIEDKQRRLESARDVGDQALMDLDRELGISLMEMRNRRRQAIDEALTRLTEGTYGICAECGVEISERRLEAVPFAKLCVECQSKEELLEKIEREEDRD
- a CDS encoding adenine phosphoribosyltransferase — translated: MSAINYHALIREVPDFPKPGILFYDITTLLKDARALSSIADELTAFYQGQRITKVIGIESRGFIFGGILADRLNAGFVLVRKPGKLPADCFEVKYSLEYGSNSLAIHRDAIAVGERVLIVDDLLATGGTAAATVSLIRQLGGEIAGLDFLVELKGLKGRDKLAGHPIHSTILYP